From the Funiculus sociatus GB2-C1 genome, the window TTGGTGGCGTTTGTGGACATCGCAGGCGATCGCTACACCCCAGAAGCGCATGGCGGTGTTGACTTTGAAACGGCGATGGGGCGAATCCATGCCGTGCTTCCTGATGGTACGGTGATCAAGAATGTAGAAGTTTTCCGTCGCGTCTACGAGATTCTGGGGATGGGGTGGATCTATGCGGTGACAAAGTTGCCGATTATCGGTTCAGCCGTGGACTGGCTGTATGGGATTTGGGCTGACTGGCGACTCGCCGTTACTGGACGACCGAATTTGGCGACCATTGTAAGCGATCGCCAGAAGCGCATTGAGTGCGAGACGCAGGGGCGCTGTCGGCTAAATGATGATAATCAACCTTAAAATAGTGGATTTATTAACCTCCAATTCCCTACGTAGGGGCATGGTAGTGCCATGCCCCTATAGAACGCGAATTTTATAACTTATTTAATCCACATTCCTTAGCCAATAAGAATAACCTAACTAAAGGAAGTCAACTATACAAATGGGGTCAAGCTAATCTAAAAATAGACTACTTTCGCTAGTAGGGAAAACAAATGCAAGACTCAGCATATACTCTTTTCATTATCTTTGGTTGTATCTGGATACTAATGGGAGCCGCAGCAGTGGTCGCAGTCCTCAAATCCGATAATCAAGAACTTCAATTTGGAAAATGGGGACTGATAGTGACTCTCCCGATCGTTATCCCGTTTACTCTAGCTCTGCTCTATCAAGTAGCAAGACCATTTATTCTGAAATACCTTTTTTGAAAATTTGGGCTAAATCATAACATCAATACTTTTGTTAGCTGGAAAACTTGGGAGGTAATGCTGAGGGGGCGCGTGTCACTCCCTAGAGCAAATATATACTTTTTACGGGTAAGAGAGATTAGGTAAAAAAAGATTGTCTAATAAGTAGTTAACCCACTGGAGCCCTCGGTGAGGGAAATGCCTCCAAATTATCTGCTGTCGTTCAGCGCCAAGTTACTGCGAGATTATTTTTGGGGCGGTACGTTGGCTTTGTCGGTGGAGCGTTCTTAGCAAGGTAATTTAGTTGAGCTGTTAGACATACAAAGTAGAAATCAAATCTGATAGAGTTAAAGGTGTCATTGGTTATAGGTATTGGATACCAGCTATTAATACAAATGCACTTCTAGAGATGCAAACTGGAAGATAAATTAATGGTGGAATATTGCAGCGTCGCCTACGCTTGGATTGGAAGAGGATGGACTCAGGAGATTGCCTGGCTTCGTATACAGGGGGAGAAAGTTGTCCAATGGGAAGGAAAATACTGGACAGATTTCTTGAATCATATGGCACAAGAGCAGTGGGAGCTTGTTGCGGTAGCTCCATTAGGAGGCGGAGAGTCAGAAGTTTATGGGATTGCCGCTTATTTCAAGCGTCCTATTTAATCAGTTAAAGGAACCTAAAGCGTCGCCCCATTTTCCGAGAGGCGAACTGTTCTCAGTGCAAATTTAAGTCAGCAGCAGTCGTCACCTATAGCTTAATGTTCATTCGGCTACTGTATAAGCAAGAGCTTCAATCTACTCTAAGTAGCTTGTGAGCTTTCAGTGTGAATGAGGATAGTCGATCGTCTACATCTATTTTCTCGTCATTTTTTTTACGCATACTTTTGCCGCTATGGTTTTCAGGCATAACTTTGCCGGAGCGGCAAAATCAAACTTTAAATGACAACCTTATAGGGTTAGCAGTCTCTGTAATGGACACAACTGGACTCGAACCAGTGACCCCCACGATGTCAACGTGGTGCTCTAACCAACTGAGCTATGCGTCCGACGATTTATCAATATAACACAGGCTTTAGTAAATGTGCAAGGGGAATGGGAAAAGTTGGGAGTGAGGAGTTGTTAATTCAAAACTCATAACTCATAACTCCCGCCTCTTAACTTTTTAATTAGCAACAAAACCGCTGAAAGGGAATCGCAACAGTTACTAGGTCTGTTAAAATCTTATGGTCGTTCAGCTAGAAATCGTCTTTGAGCCAATCTATAGACCTACCCAAGGTCGATGCCTTAGCGCAAGAACTTGCGACAATCCAACAAACGGGTGCCAAGCGGATTGCTTTGTTGGGGTCGCGTCATGTTCCCATCACTCACCAGCATCTGATTGAGATGATGAGTTATGCCCTGGTTTTATCCGGCAATCGTCTACTCACTTCCGGTGCTACGGGAACTAATTTAGCCGCCATACGCGGTGCCATGCGTGCCGATGCTAGCCTGCTGACGGTGATTTTGCCCCAAAGTTTGGAACGTCAGCCACGGGAATCGCGAGAACAGCTAGAACAGGTGATGCACTTGGTAGAAAGTCCCGAAAATGACAATCTATCCCTTGCTGAAGCTAGCGCCTTGTGCAATCAAGAGATTGTTTCCCGGTGTCAACAACTCATCTGTTTTGCGTTTCACGACAGCCACACCCTGCTAAAAACTTGTCAGGATGCGGAAGATCAACGCAAATTGGTGACTTTGTTCTACTTTGATTAAGAGGACGGGTCGCTATCGTCTCGACAACCAAATGATAAATTTCCCTGTATCAACTGTTTTGTTGGACTGCATTGCCGCAGCCGCAGTCCTGATTTATCTACCATTTTTGGTGGTAGGCTACGCCCGTGCTAGCGTGGGGTATGACACGGCGGCACCCCGCGCCATGTTTGACAAACTGCCTCCCTATGGACAAAGAGCCACCTGGGCGCACCAGAACTCGTTTGAGGCGTTTATGATATTCGCGGCGGCTTCCCTGATGGCTTATGTGGCGGGGGTGAATTCGTCACTGGCAGCATGGGCAGCGATCGCTTTCGTTGTGGCGAGGTTGTTATACTCTGTTTTTTATATACTGAATGTTCCGTTAGCGCGAAGTCTCATGTTCGCCATCGGCTCCCTATCCAGTGGTACCCTCATTGTATTAAGCCTGCTGCAAGCCAATAGCAATTAACAATTAACAAACAACTTTTTTTATGGCTGCAACATACTCTTTTGATATTGTCAGCGATTTCGATCGGCAAGAATTAGTTAATGCCGTAGACCAAACCGAACGGGAAATCAAAAGTCGCTTTGACCTTAAAGACACTCAAACAACCATAGAGCTAGGCGAAGAAGCAATTACAGTTAATACCGACAGCGAATTTACTCTGGATGCCGTTCACACAATTTTGCAAACCAAAGCAGCTAAGCGTAATCTGAGCTTGAAAATATTTGATTACGGCAAAGTTGAATCAGCCAGTGGTAATCGCGTTCGCCAGGAAATTAAGCTGCGTAAGGGCATCAGCCAGGAAATCGCCAAACAAATCACCAAATTGATTCGAGACGAATTTAAAAAAATTCAAGGCTCCATTCAAGGCGATTCCGTCCGAGTTTCGGCGAAATCCAAAGATGAACTGCAACAGATAATTCAACGTTTGAAGCAGGAAGATTTGCCAGTTGCCCTACAATTTACCAACTATCGTTAGTACAATGCCCACGATACAAAAGTTGATTTAGATGTCGAATGGGCAGGAGCCGAAAATTGACCGACAACGAGAACACCAAGCCAACGAGCGTACCTTCCTGGCTTGGTTGCGGACTTCTATTGCGCTGATTGGATTTGGATTTGCGATCGCTCGTTTTGGTTTATTTTTGCGCGAGTTACAATCAGCTGTTACAGGTCAAGGTGCCATCTCCGAACCCTTCATCAACTCCCAAAGCTTGGGTGTAGGGTTGGTAATTGCTGGCATTCTAATTATCCCATTATCAGCGTGGCGCTACAACCAGGTTTTTTGGCAAATTGAGCGGGGTAACTTTCAGCCTAACCGCCTGATTGTCTGGATAACGGCGGGAATTGTGATGATTGTAGGAGTCTTGAGCATTCCCTTCGTTCTGTGGCGACAACCATCCACTCCTAGTACCCCATCTTCCCGCCGCAGCGAACAACTTGAGAGAAGGATTTTAAACGCAAAGATACGCAGAGGCTAACTTTCTTTGCGTTCCTCTGCGATATCCTTTGCCTTACGAGAGCGTTTAAAAAGCAATCATGTCTATAGACTCGACATTACCTCACGCGCAGCTGCCAAAGTGCGGTCAATATCTTCCTCAGTGTGTGCTAAGGAAGTAAACCCAGCCTCAAACTGAGAAGGTGCTAGATAAACGCCACGTTCTAGCATCCCACGATGGAAACGGCTAAACTTGCTCGAATCAGACTTTTTAGCATCTTCGTAGTTGTGGACTGGCCCAGAGGTGAAAAACAAGCCAAACATCCCGCTAATTTGACCGCCACAAGCAGCATGACCAGTTTCCTGGGCAATTTGCAGCAACCCATCGCTGAGCTTTTTGGTAATCCGGTCTAGATTCTCGTAGTTACCCGGTTTTTGCAGCAACTCCAGCGTCTTGATACCAGCAGTCATTGCCAGAGGATTCCCGGAAAGGGTTCCAGCTTGATACACGGGCCCTGCTGGAGCAATCATCGACATAATATCGCGCCGTCCGCCATAGGCTCCCACTGGCAAGCCGCCACCGATAATTTTACCCAGCGTTGTCAAGTCGGGAGTGATGCCAAATTTTTCCTGTGCGCCACCGTAAGCAATTCGGAATCCGGTCATCACTTCGTCAAATACAAGTAATGCGCCATTTTCAGAAGTCAGCATTCGCAAGCCTTCCAAGAAACCAGCGTCAGGTGTAATAAAGCCAGCGTTTCCGACCACAGGCTCTAGAATAACGCCAGCAATCTCGTTGGGGTTTTCCGCAAATAAAGCTTTGACGGCTTCTAAATCATTGTAGGGGGCGGTGAGAGTGTTGCTGGTTGCAGCCTTGGGAACGCCGGGAGAGTCGGGTAAACCAAGGGTAGCAACCCCAGAACCCGCTTTTACCAGGAACATATCGGCGTGACCGTGGTAGCAGCCTTCAAATTTAATTACCTTGTCCCGTCCGGTGAAAGCCCGCATCAGGCGCAGAACTGCCATACAAGCTTCTGTCCCAGAGTTGACAAACCGCACCATTTCAATACTGGGTACGGCATCAATTACCATCTCTGCCAGCACGTTTTCCAGCGCTGAGGGCGCACCAAAGCTGGTGCCTTTTTCCAGCGCTTCGTGAAGGGCGCTGATAACTTCTGGATGGGCGTGTCCGCAAATCGCTGGCCCCCAGGTGCCAACGTAGTCGATGTACTGGTTGCCATCGACATCCCAAATATATGCTCCTTTTACGCGGTCAAAGACGATGGGTTGTCCTCCCACCGATTTAAACGCCCTTACAGGTGAACTAACGCCTCCTGGCATCAAATTTTGAGCGGCTGCAAATATTTCGTCTGATTTGCTAGTTTTCAAATTTGTTGAAGTAACCAATGCTATTCCTCCGTTTGATGATAAAATCTCTGCCGCTAGATAGGCGCGAGTATTGATGAAAAAGATTACGTTGTTAAATTATCCTACTGAGGGCAATACCAATTCATTTCCTAGGAAAGAATCAGGATTTAACCCTTGAGTATCGGTTCTCGCCTCTTTGAGGCAGCCCAAGACTTGTATCGGGCTGCGTTCAATGCGGTTCAATGGTACGCAGAAGAGTCTAAAGCTCACGAGGTGGCTCGGCGGGCGGTTAGAAGTGAATCGGCAAACCTTAACAGTACCATTGGCAAATGCCTGGAACCAATTTTTGCGCCTTCTTATTAATTTAGCCAAGAATCGGTGTAATTTCTGGGGCAGCAAAATTGTGTTGAACAGCTGGCGGTTGCACAATGATATCTTGTACAAGGCGAGTCTATTATTCTGAAAATGCCAGTTGAACCTTCTGCTTTAAGTCAAGCCATCCCGGTTGATAAAATCCGCTACAACGAGCAGGGACTGGTGAGTGCGATCGCGCAAGATTATCTTGATGGCACTGTGCTAATGATGGCATGGATGAATCGGGAGTCGTTACAAAAAACTCTGGAAACGGGCGAAACATGGTATTGGAGCCGTTCTCGCGGCGAGTTATGGCACAAGGGGGCAACTTCCGGTCATATTCAGAAAATACGAAGTATTCGCTATGACTGCGATAGCGATGCGCTACTTATCAGTGTGGAACAGGTGGGAGATATTGCCTGTCACACTGGCGAACGCAGCTGTTTTCATCAAGTAGATGGGGAAAAAGTGCCGCCGCCAGCAGATACCCTTTCGGATCTGTTTGCGACTATTTGCGATCGCCGCGACAATCCAACTGAAACTTCCTACACTTGCAAGCTATTTGCTGGTGGTGATAACAAGATTTTGAAAAAAATTGGTGAGGAAGCAGCTGAAGTGGTGATGGCTTGCAAGGATGATGATAAGGAAGCGATCGCCGGTGAGGTTGCTGACTTGTTGTATCACACCTTGGTTGCTTTAGCTCACCATCACGTCGATGTTAGAGACGTTTATCGCAAGTTGCAGGAACGTCGCAGATAGTAAGTGTCTAGTTATTAAAAATTTTATACTAATGGAATTATGAACATTTACTGATTGATTTTAAAACTATAATTAAAGCAGGGAGACTTAAGTAAGCTTCCCTGCCTGTGTGCTTTATTTAAAGTTTTGAGGTTTATTTAATGGTAATTTTTGTTAAAATATTAACTACTTATTTTTTTTGAACACCAATTGATCAAAACTACTACTTTTAAATCAAGGTTTTTTATGTTTAAGGACAGGAAAATAATTAGATAAAAAATATAAGTGGATTTTGGTATATGCTCAGGAGGCGTTTCTGGAGTAGAATCTTTATTCCTTTGCTGCTTCGCTTCTTCATCATTTGGCTTAATATTTACATTTACACTCTGGGTTTGGTTTACTTTGTGTATTTCTTTACTTTGAGATACTGGACATTCACTTTCCCCATCTGCTCTCGCCGAGGTAGCGATAAAGATTAGAGGAAGGAAACATAGAAAACAGAAAATTGATTGAAGTAACTTATTTTTTTGCATAATAATTTTTTGGGGAAAAGTTTTGTTTGGCTTATGGTCATCACTCATCAACTCCTAAATAAAGCTCACCAGTATATAGTAGCACTATATACTAGCTGGCAAAGTACCACAGGTAGTACGGTTTTCTAGCTAAAAAATGTAGAGAAAACCGTACTAACGGTATAACCATAAATTACGTTACGAAACACTTAATCTTACTAGGTCAAAGTAATCACTGAAATCAATACAAATTAACATCACACAGGTTTAAAAGTAAGAAAAACCCTAATTTTCAAGGTTTCGGCGATTTATTGATTGTTCAATATCCGATTTAAATATTGCAAAATCGCAATTGTGATGGCTACACTTAACGCCAAACCCAGCCAGAAACCATGCGCCACTACTGGCGGTTGATCTAATGCCCAACCACCCAAGGGAGGGCCAATAAAATAGCCAATCGCCCAGCACAGGGAATTTATAGAGAAGTATACGCCACGCTGAGATTCGGGGGCTAAGACTGTAATTAGGGAAGACGCAGAGGGTGTGTAGGAGACGACAGCGATCGCAAACACTCCCATTGCTAAAATTGCCCACAATAGCTGGTTAGATGCGGCTACTCCCGTAAACCAAATTAAGCTGAATCCCAAAGACCAAAATAAGGCGGAAATACACAAAGCGTAGGGATGGCTCAAACGTTTAAATATTCTCACAACTGGCAACTGTAAGATAATTGCTAAAGCTAGGTGCCAGGTAAATAAGGCGCTAATTGTTGTGGGTGAGAAACCTTTGCCAGATCCTACAAGCAAGAAATTGCTGAAGTACAGCGGCATTGTACTTTGGGTTTGAGAGATATAGGTGGTGAAAATGATATTAACTAAGCAAAAAATTAACAGACGGCGATCGCGTAGTGCAGATGTCCAACTGCTTAATGCTTGTTGTTCCTGTTCTCCTGGCTTGTAAGTTTCTGCGATCGCTACATAAATCACCCCAAAGAACACCACAAACGAAATTGCATCAATTACAAACAGCTCTCGATAAGCCCCCGTTGTGCCGATTAATACACCCCCTAATACAATTCCTATCCCCAAGCCCAAGTTATCTGCCAGCCGCGTTATTGCATAAGCTTCATTTCGTTGTTCTCCCTGGGTTAAATCTGCTACTACTGACTCAGTAGCCGGCCAGTATAAACCCATGCCCATACCCATGAGCAAGTTACCCACAACAAAAATGTGAAAATCGTTGCTAATAGCTAATACAAGTGAAGCAACCGCCGAAACCGCTGCTGAAAGTAACAGGGTGCGCCTGCGTCCCCAAAATTGCGAATCCGCAAACGAACCGCCCAAAATGCGCCCAAGTACGCCAGAAATGGAGGCACTACCCAAGCCAATGCCTACTTGGGTGGCGGATAGCCCCACTTGATTTACAAAAAAGATGGGCGCGTAAAACAAAGTAAAGCCAGTGCCAACTCCTGATAAAAATCGCCCAGCCGCAAGAATCCAAACTTGAGAATTTAGCTGAGGCAACCAGGAAGATGTGGGTTTGCGAAAAAATTTCATGCCCAAAGGATAAATTAATCAAGCTTATAAAAATAATCCTGTGTACAAAAGCACGTCTAGCGCATCGCTTAAATTGAGGAATTGCTTAAATTGAGCAAAATTAACTTTCTGTGGGTGATAAAGATAGTTTTAACTGCTGGTGCGATCGCTTGCAGTCTCTACCCTGAGATAGAGAACACTCTCCTCGGTCAACGTTACATTTAGTTACATAAGCATATAAAGCTTAACAAAATAGCGAAACCGGAGTTTCCACCATGCAAGAGACAAAGAAAATAACACCTCCCGTGATGGATGACCGCAACGCTTGGAGATATGGCTTCAATCCTCAAGCCGAAATTTGGAACGGGCGACTAGCTATGATTGGCTTTTTAGCCGCTGCTCTTATCGAAATCTTTTCAGGTCAAGGTTTTCTGCACTTCTGGGGCTTGATCTAGAATCAATTTTGCTTAATGTCTGACATCATGTAACCTCAATTTCCAACCTGGGAGTGTTTTGAATACTTCCAGGCTTTTTTATTGTTAATTGACAAAGATGGATAGTGCGATTTTTACCGCACAGCACCATTAATAGCGCCTGCATAGGAAAATAATCCAAAAATCAAATCCGTAGCCATGAGCGATGTGAATGTGAAGCCATTTCTATTTGTGACCGATTTAGACAATACTTTAGTGGGTGATGACGACGCTCTGGCAGAATTGAACCGCCACCTGAGTAAGCATCGTGAAGAATGCGGAACTAAAATTGTTTATGCCACGGGGCGATCGCCTGTTCTCTACCAGGAACTCGCAACTGAAAGAGAGTTAATAGAACCTGATGTTTTGGTTTTATCTGTGGGTACGGAAATTTATCATAACGGCAGCGATAAGCCAGATCCCGATTGGATAAAACGCCTTTCGCAAAATTGGGATCGCGATCGCGTCGTCGCCACCACCGCACACTTTTCTGACCTAGTTCCCCAACCACAATCAGAACAAGGCCCTTTCAAAGCTAGTTACTTCCTCAGCCCAGAAGCCGCAGTTGAAGTTCTCCCCCAGCTTGAAGATTTATTGCAAGAGCGGGGGCTGGATGTCAAACTCGTGTACAGCAGCGGCAAAGACTTAGACATTCTACCTCGCTACGGTAACAAAGGAGCTGCAACAGCTTTTCTGCGGGAAAGCTTTGGCATCCCTCCGCTTCAAACCGTTGTTTGCGGTGATTCCGGCAACGATTTGTCTATGTTTGAGTCAGGTGAAACACGGGGAATCATTGTCGGTAATGCTCAGCCAGAACTGCTGAAGTGGCATCAAGCCAATCCTTCTGAAAATCGCTATTTTGCTAAAGCCTATTGTGCTGGAGGTATTCTAGAAGGTCTGAAGAACTTCGGCTTTTTAGGATAGAATTCTGGCAAAAATCCCTTCTGACTAAAGTCAGGCGCTACATAAACCAAGCCGTAGCGAGAGCAGACTGGCATCGGCTAATATTAAAAGTCCGCGCAGGCGGACTTTGTACGCGAAAGCCGCGACTTTAGTCGTCGGGATACAACCCCATGATCGCTTATCTCAAAGGAACGGTAGCTGGCATCCAGAAAAGCACCGCCAATCGCATTATTCTAATTCTGGAAGTTAATCAAATAGGATACGAACTGCAAGTCCCGCCGACCCTGGTGAATAAGTTACCAGCAGCAGGAGAAACCGTTCAAGTCTTTACGCACCAGCAAATTCGGGAAGACCAAATCACCCTGTATGGCTTTGCCTCGGCAGCGGAACGGGATTTGTTTCGCGCTCTCTTAAGCGTGAGTGGCATTGGTGCCAGAGGTGCGATCGCCCTCTTAGACACTTTGGGACTGCAAGACTTAGTGCAAGCAATTGTCAATGGCAACACTCGCGCCTTAGCCAAAACTCCCGGTATCGGTGCCAAAACCGCAGAACGTCTAGCATTGGAACTCAAAACCAAACTTGCAGAATGGCGACAATCTGCTGGTGCCGCCAGCGCCGGAGTTGGGCCTCCACCAGGAATTTTAGAAGATGTGGAGATGACACTACTTGCCTTGGGATATAGCAGCAGTGAGGTTGTGCAAGCACTTTCTGCTGTTAGTCAAGACGCGCTGCTGGCTAAAAGCCAAAATGCAGAAGATTGGATCAGACACGCGATCGCGTGGTTGAGTTTGTAACATATAACCCACTAGCCTACGCAAGCTGGCTTTCTTTATTTAGCCGCGACTTCTAGTCGTCCGGCTTTTTTTTATGGCGCGATCGCTCCTTTATTTAGCCATATTTAGCATTAATCGCCAAAATCTATCCTAAATCACCTTTAGTTTCTATTACCTCTTATTCCCTAATTATTATTCCCGATAAAGCCATTTTCTATCTCAAGATTGATTTCCAAGCGAGATGAAGACGTGGAAAATATTGTTGTAAGCAATTTTTACCCGAAATTCCAGACACTTATATGGCAACTTCCATTGAATTTAATTTATTTGCCCCCTATAACAAAGGAGCAGCTTTAATAGGTGATTTTTCTAATTGGGAGGACATCCCAATGGAAAAAGGTAAAGATGGTTATTTTCGTACCAAAGTTGAGTTAGAAGATGGAGTTTATCAATATAAATTCCGCGTCCAATCAAAATCATGGTTTTTTGAACCGGATCAATGGATAGACGTTGTTGACCCCTACGCGACAGATATTGATAACCCTACCCAAAACGGTGTTATACGCATTAAAGATGGTGAAAAAATTGTTGATACCTACGTTTGGCAGCACGACGATAAACCACTGCCGGCGGATAAAGAATTAGTTATTTATGAACTGCACGTAGGCGATTTTTCCGGTGGGGAAGATGACAAATACGCCAGAGGCAAATATAAACACGTTGTTGAGAAGTTAGATTACCTCACCGACCTGGGAGTTAACGCCATTGAATTGATGCCAGTAAAAGAATATCCGGGCGATCATAGCTGGGGCTATAACCCTCGCTATTTTTTTGCCACAGAATCCAGCTATGGCACAACGGAAGACTTAAAGCATCTGATTGATGAGTGTCATGCCCGTGGAATCCGCGTCATCATGGACGGGATTTATAACCACTCAGAAGCCGAAAGTCCGCTTACACAAATTGACCACGATTATTGGTATCACCACTCGCCGCGTGACCCAGATAATAACTGGGGGCCAGAGTTTAATTACGAATTTTACGACGAAAATCTGGACACCTTCCCAGCCCGCAAATTTGCTGGTGACACTATACGTTTTTGGATTGAAGAGTATCACATTGATGGGCTTCGTTTTGATGCTGCCCGACAAATCGCTAACTACGACTTTATGCACTGGGCAGTTCAAGAAGCCAAAAAAGCTGCTAGCATGAAACCGTTTTACAGCGTTGCCGAACACATTCCGGAAACTACCAGTATCACAAATGTAGATGGTCCGATGGATGGCTGCTGGCACGATAGTTTCTATCACTGCATTCTCGAACATATCTGCGGCGACACTTTTGATTTAGAACGCCTCAAAGATGTGATTGATTGCAAACGGCAAGGCTTTATGGGTGCCACCAATGTCGTCAATTACTTAACAAATCATGACCATAATCATGTATTAGCAGAATTAGGCGAGCGCGGCATTTTGGGAGAGGAAGCGTTTAAGCGGAGAAAGTTGGGATCTGTCATCAATATGACAGCAGTTGGAGTCCCTCTCCTCTGGATGGGTGAAGAGTTTGGCGAGTACAAGTACAAAACAACTGAACAAGCAAAGATTGATTGGACTCTACTAGGTAATGACGAAAATCGTGGTCTGTTCGAGTTTATCAGAGGGTTAATTCATCTTCGTAAAAACAATCATGCCCTCTACACCGAGAACATTAATTTCATCCATGAAAACCCTGAAGCTAAAGTATTAGCTTACAGCCGATGGAATGGTGAAGGTTCCCGTGTAGTTGTCGTAGCGAATTTCTCCGACAACTTCCTTGGTGGGTATCACGTTCCTAACTTCCCAGAAGCAGGAACATGGCACGAGTGGACGGGTAATTATGATGTTGAAGCTGGGGAAGAAGGTATTATAACTGACTTGGGATCTTACGAAGCTAAGGTGTTTGTTTGGCAGTAACTTAGCAGATGTAAATAAACAGCCGCCTGAAATAAGTTTTAATAAATTTCTTAAGGCGGCTGTGAAGATTACAATAAAAAATCTTCCACTTAATTTTACGTTTGGTTAAAATCAGCGGATGACTTTAAGCACTTTTCAGTTGCTGTCCCGGCATACTAGCTACTAAGTTCCATCCGGCGGACATTAATTTCTGATAGGTTGCCCAGCCCTTAGAACCTCCAGGGATTTCGTAGTCTGGTACAGCATATTCCGGAAAAGCTGTATAAGGTCGCCACGGCTGATTAGGTGCAGTTCGTAAGTGCAATATTTTCTCCCCAGTCGTTCCCATTACAGGCAACCAGCACATTTGTTTCATCACGTCACACTCCTTAACTTCAATCAGGTAAAATTTACTTTTTAAACAAGTCGCGAGTAGACAATAAGCGCTGCAAAGCGATGAGCCAGGATGATGAAACCAACACCAATGCTAAGGGTAGAGATAAGAGGAATCCATTGTAATTTATTCATATTTCAGCTCCTTTGAGCTGATATTCTATGTCCCAATCCTCTCCATTCACTCCTTGAATCACCTCTCTCTAGAGCGTTATTTATTCTCTTTGAATAACTCTGTCTAAAGTTTTAAAAGCTTTGGTATTTGTAGGACACTGCGATAATAATCCAGAAAGTAAATAATATTGTATTCATCATTACAATTTGCTTTGAGTATAAGTATTTCTTTAGGTATAGCAGATGAATTATTATTAAAATTTAATTTAACTTAAAGAAATACTGTAACTTAAGTTAAAAACTTTAGGAAAAAATTGCAAGTTTTAACTTAAGTGATTTACATCAAAAAAAGGTTACATGGCAAGCTCAATTGAATTTAACTTGTTTGCTCCTCGAAACAATGCGATCGCGTTGATTGGCTCTTTCTCTGAATGGAAAGAAATACCGATGGAAAAAGGTGAGGATGGTTACTTTCGCACCAATGTAGAACTGGAGGATGGGGT encodes:
- a CDS encoding sucrose-phosphate phosphatase, whose product is MSDVNVKPFLFVTDLDNTLVGDDDALAELNRHLSKHREECGTKIVYATGRSPVLYQELATERELIEPDVLVLSVGTEIYHNGSDKPDPDWIKRLSQNWDRDRVVATTAHFSDLVPQPQSEQGPFKASYFLSPEAAVEVLPQLEDLLQERGLDVKLVYSSGKDLDILPRYGNKGAATAFLRESFGIPPLQTVVCGDSGNDLSMFESGETRGIIVGNAQPELLKWHQANPSENRYFAKAYCAGGILEGLKNFGFLG
- the ruvA gene encoding Holliday junction branch migration protein RuvA; this translates as MIAYLKGTVAGIQKSTANRIILILEVNQIGYELQVPPTLVNKLPAAGETVQVFTHQQIREDQITLYGFASAAERDLFRALLSVSGIGARGAIALLDTLGLQDLVQAIVNGNTRALAKTPGIGAKTAERLALELKTKLAEWRQSAGAASAGVGPPPGILEDVEMTLLALGYSSSEVVQALSAVSQDALLAKSQNAEDWIRHAIAWLSL
- a CDS encoding alpha-amylase family glycosyl hydrolase; the protein is MATSIEFNLFAPYNKGAALIGDFSNWEDIPMEKGKDGYFRTKVELEDGVYQYKFRVQSKSWFFEPDQWIDVVDPYATDIDNPTQNGVIRIKDGEKIVDTYVWQHDDKPLPADKELVIYELHVGDFSGGEDDKYARGKYKHVVEKLDYLTDLGVNAIELMPVKEYPGDHSWGYNPRYFFATESSYGTTEDLKHLIDECHARGIRVIMDGIYNHSEAESPLTQIDHDYWYHHSPRDPDNNWGPEFNYEFYDENLDTFPARKFAGDTIRFWIEEYHIDGLRFDAARQIANYDFMHWAVQEAKKAASMKPFYSVAEHIPETTSITNVDGPMDGCWHDSFYHCILEHICGDTFDLERLKDVIDCKRQGFMGATNVVNYLTNHDHNHVLAELGERGILGEEAFKRRKLGSVINMTAVGVPLLWMGEEFGEYKYKTTEQAKIDWTLLGNDENRGLFEFIRGLIHLRKNNHALYTENINFIHENPEAKVLAYSRWNGEGSRVVVVANFSDNFLGGYHVPNFPEAGTWHEWTGNYDVEAGEEGIITDLGSYEAKVFVWQ